TGGTTTGATCACCAGCGGGAAGCCTCTCTGCCGTATCAGCTCATGCAGGTGCTCAGAAGAGTCCACGGCCTGGAACCATGGGATCGGTATGTTTTTTTCAGCAAATCGCCGCTTCATGGCCAGCTTGTCCGCAGCCAGTTGCGCCGTTTCCAGGGGGATGCCCGGCAAGCCCAGGGCTGCGGCTACGCTGGCCACGGTAAGGGGGACATCTGCGGCAACTGATATCACACCGTCGACAGGCCGTTGTTCACGATGATAACGCTTGGCTGCCTTCACGGTGGCGTTCACGTCATATGTGCTCGCCAGAACAAAACTATCCGCCAGGAGAGCCCCCGGAGCCTTCGGGCTCCCATCGCTCACCACCACGTGGAGTCCCATATCTTTTGCCCGGCGAATTCCCGGCATCGCCTCAGCTCCGCCGCTGACGATCCAGAGGGTTTTCATCCGAAGTACATGCCTCCGTTCAGGTTGATGGTTTGGCCGGTGATGTAGGAAGCGCCATCAGAGGAAAGAAACAACACTGTTTCTGCTACTTCGGCAACGGTGCCAAGTCGCTGGGCAGGGATATTTTTAATCTTTTCCCTCCCCGCTTCTGTCTGTAACTCGTTTGCGGACATGTCCGTTGCGACCAAGCCGGGCGCGACCGCGTTGATGGTGATGCCGTTTGCGGAGTAAATCTTGGCCATTGATTTGGTGAAGTTTATCAGCCCTGCTTTAGCGGAGGCATAATGTACTTGGTTAAACCCACCCCATTGGCCACCGATTGAGGTGATATTGATAATCCGTCCCCATCCTGCATCGACCATGTCAGGTAGTATTTCCTGAGTGAAGGCAAAAGGGCCGCGAAGGTTGACGGCATGCATATGGTCCCAGTCTTCATCGGTAATAGTCAGAAATGGCTTTTCCTGAGCTATAGCGCCGTTGTTCACAAGGACTTCTATGCCATGCCCAAAGTGAGACCGAGTGGCTTCAATGGCTCTTTTGATTGAAGATCTGTCTGCCAAATCAACTTTAACGGCCAACGCATTGGGGTATTTTTCACCTAAATATTCAGCTGATTCTTGGTTTTCCCTATATCCGACCGCGACACGGTGTCCATAGTCTAGAAACAGTTCAGCAATCCCTCTGCCAATTCCTCTACTGGCACCGGTGACGAAAATTATGCGATTCATGGCAGCGTCCTTTTTCATTAAGCTTTCTTCCGCACAATAACGCTTTTGGCAGCCTTTTGGATATCCTCAGCTGTCAGGCCAAAAAGTCGTGCCAGTTCTTCCGGCTCTCCCGATTTACCAAAACGATCTCGGACTCCCACAAAAGAGATAGGGACAGGATGAGTTTCGGCGAGGAACTCCGCGACAGCGCTTCCCATCCCACCAAGGACACTGTGGTCCTCGGCAGTTACTAGTGCCCCGGTTTCTATAGCGGCTTGTAGCAGTTCTTCTTTGTCCAGTGGTTTTATGGTTGAAAGATTGATCACACGGGCTTCTATCCCGTCGCTTGCAAGATTTTCTGCAGCAGCAAGTGCTCTAGCGACCATAACTCCCGTGGCAATAAGAGTCACGTCATTACCGCCACGCAGACGGGATGCCTTGCCGATATTAAAGGATGAGTCTGCAGGGGTGATAACCGGTGCCGGGCTACGACCAATGCGCATGTATACAGGACCAGGGTGATCCAAGATTGCCGGCAACGCCTGCAACATTTGATTCGCATCGGCCGGCACCACGACAGTAACACCCGGAACGGCTCTGATGGTTGCCAGGTCCTCAAGCATTTGTGCGGTAGGCCCGTCAGGTCCTACGTCTACCCCGATATGGGAGCAACAGAGTTTTACATTACGCCCTGGATAGGCTATGGCAGTGCGGAACTGTTCGTGCGCTCGCATCGTTCCAAAAGCAGCAAAGGTTGTCACCACCGGGATGATACCCGTATCGGCAAAACCGCCGGCTGCTGCCATCATATTTTGTTCAGCGATGCCGAATTGCACAACTTTTTCGGGGAACGCCTGCACGAAAGGTTTAGCCCCCGTTCCACCGGCAACGTCGGCATCGAACAAGACAAAATCATCCCGAATTGAACCCAAGGATGTTAGGGCACGACCAAAAGCATCGCGCAAGGAAATCTGATCACCAATTTTCCAATAGGTCGGCCCCTCCATGGTCACGCCTCCAGACCTTTAAGGGATTGTTGGTACTGCTCGTTAGTCAAGGTCGAGCTCCCATGCCATACCTGCTGATTTTCCATGAATTCGACCCCTTTGCCTTTGACCGTTCGCGCAAGAATAAAGCTTGGCCTATCACATTCGGAGCGAGCTGCCGCCAGTGCCGCGCGCAGTTGATCAATATTGTGGCCATCAACTTCCTGAACATTCCAACCGAAGGCAGTGAGTTTTTCGGCAATGGGGTTGTAATTCATCTGCTTCGTGACAAGGTCCTCACCTTGCAGCCCATTATAGTCCAGAATGGCAGTTAAGGACGCAACCTTGTGGTGGCCGGCCGCCATGAACGCTTCCCAGGTATTGCCTTCCTGCATGTCGCCGTCACCAAGCAGCACATAGGTGCGGAAACTTCTCTTGCCATAACGAGCCCCCAGAGCCATGCCAAGTCCCTGTGAAAGCCCCATGCCAAGTGAGCCTGATGGCGCATCCACTCCAGGTATCTTTACATCGGGATGCCCCTCTAGGTAGTGATCAATCTTGCGCAGACTGCGGACATCTTCTGCGGGGAAAAACCCTTTGAGTGCGAGGGCGGCATACAGGGCAGGACAGGCGTGACCCTTGGATAATATAAATCTGTCTCGGTCAATCCAGCGCGGTTGCGTTGGATCAACGCGTAATTCCTCAAAGTAGAGCACGCCAAGAATGTCGGCAGCCGACAGGCTGCCGCCAGGATGACCTGAGCGTGCGCAGTAAATAGCCTCTATGGCCAGCACCCGTATTTTACGGGCAAGTTCCCTTAGATCGTTCATGTTAGCCTCACCACTAAGTTCATTGTGGACTTTTTGCGTAGACAATTGTCTCGAAAATGTTTTGGGAATGGTGCCCTAGATACAACAGATAACCCGGGAATAACTCCTTGATAAGTATCGGAATTTCCCATAGATCATCAAATTTGTGATAAGAGCAAATTTGCAAACGGGGCCTGGATTTCCGGATCGTTTCACAGGCGCCAAGCAATGCTTCTATTTCTGAACCTTCAATATCCATTTTTATCAAATCAATCTTAATATTATTTTTTGAGGCAAACTCATCAATACTCGTGACCTGGATTTGGAGGTCGCCATTTTCAGAAACCTGATGTTGCATCGAATTTTCCCGGCATGATTCAAATTTTAAGGTGGCTGCATGGGACCACAGCCCCAACTTGACGGGGTGGACTGATCCATTGAGACTTTGGGTGCTTACATTTTCCCGGAGTTTACAGAAACTCTCGTCATCCGGCTCAAATGAGTAGATCTGACATTTGCCATTCAGGGCGCGGCTAAAAGCTTCAGCGGTGTCCCCTGTCCATGCCCCCCCGTCAATGATGGTGTCGCCCTGCTTCGGATTAACTTCAGGATGAAAATATTCATCGAAAGGAGACCAACTTGCTCCTGATGCGCCAAGTGTCTTTCGGAATTCAACCAGTGAAGCAAATAAGTTGCGCGACTCCTCATCACTAAATAATTTATAAGAGATATTTATCCGCGATTGACATGCCTCAAGTCGGCGAGAATCAAAATGCCCATGCCAACGTTCGTAATCAAAGCAAAACCCGAAATAATAGAACTTTGTGATCCCGATCGCCTGCAACTGCCTGGAAATCTCTCCAAAATAATCACTTGCTATCAAAATAGTTTTTTCCGTGTGTTCCAAAAGATGAGATGGTGGAAAAATTTCTATACCTTCAATATAAGAGCCGAGTTTTTTTTTATCGTTGTCACAAAAAAACAAAACCTTAATTCCTTTTCCTTTAAGGACTTTAAGGGCATTTTTTCCCGCAAGACCTGCTCCAAAAATCACGACAGATTCTTGTTTTAATAATAATTTTTCCATGTCGAATTTGGCTTTAGCAAAAGTTATCACCACACACGCTCCTTAAATTTCAACAAAAAAATATTGTGTCTCAGTAAACTCGTATAGCGTCGTAAACCTTAACCATAACATTTTCCGGGGCACTCATCATTGATGCAAACTCCGCGATTTTTTCTTGCCCCCCGTAACTTGAGATCAAAAGTTTAGCATCGGTCCAATCTATTTGGCGGATATGCTCAGGTGCTTCAATCTTGACTCCACGCCAAGTTTTCCCTTGCTTTAGAGGGTCACTATCCACAATGAGGAACTGCCTATTGCTTTTTCGCGAAAAAACGCCAGTCAAGTGATATAAAAATTCTGTGTGCATCCCTCCTCCCCACACTACAACCTTTTCTGCATCACCAATAGCCGTTAGGTTGGCGTTTGCCTTGCCTATAGCATCACGCCGATGTTTTAAGAGATGCTTCAAGGTAATGTCATCTTCGGGATTGGCATTCGCCTGAAGAGTTATTTTAGCAGGCTTTGCAAGGACCCTGTAACCATTGTAGTCAGGCTGTTCCAACTGTCCGGCAAGCTCCCAGCCTGCACGGGCAAGTACATTCTTAAGGCTGTTTTTGCTGAAGTGGGTCATGTGTTGGGCTGAGAAGAAGCTGTTTATGTCGTTTGTGAAACCGTTTTCCAATATAGGGACTTCGACTACCAGTGAGGTGTCTTCGTGCCCTTGATTACGCAAGTTTCTCAGGGTCTCTAGTGGGTTGGGCAGATGTTCCAAGACATGAAACATTGTGATGGCATCTGGCTTTCTGTCGAGTTTAAAGCTGTCGAAATCACCATGAACCAGCTCTATCCCTTGGTTGCCATACTGGTGATTGCCACGCTCAATGGCCGGTTTGTCGATATCAACCCCGATTCTTCCGACTTTTGCAGGGAGAAGTGAAAGAAATCTTCCATCGTAACAGCCGACATCCAGAATACTTCCTCCATCGTTCAGTAATCCCACCCCTGTCAGCCAGCGGATTTGTTCCTGGGGCCGTCCTTCTGTCGCACCATAAGAGCAGCCTGCTTCGGCGAAAAGAACCTCAAAGCCGCGGGATGTGTAGGCGGGATTGAGATAGAGGGCGTAGCATGCGGTGCATTGTACTTCACGGATTGTGGTGCGCTTTGGGAGCGTTGCGTTGTCTGTGAAAAACTGGAAATCGTTCATTCTCAAAATTTCACGGGATTGGTCAGAGCCACATACCGGACACGGTCGATGGCTTGTGAGGGCAGGGTCCGTCGTATTGTAGAGAAAAGAGTCGACATGGCTCCAGGGAATCAGGGTCATTTACTGCTCCTTTGCTGTTTGACTAGCTGTTCCGACAGGGATTCGTTGAGCCGGTCAGCGATGCGACCGGCTCCTTTCCCGTCAATGTGTGCGCTGGCGTCCCGCATAGTGCTGAGTGCCTTTGGGTCAATCAGAAGATTGCGAATGTCGTCGGCCAGTTGTCCCTCTGTGACGTCGACATGATTCCCAAGTGAAAGCGCCATTCCCGCCTGGTGAAGGGCTGATGCGGAACGGGCATGATCGTCGGTGAGGCTCAGGAGAATTGTCGGAATTCCAAGGGCGGCCATTTCGTAAGCAGTCACGCCGAAGGATGCAACGACGAGGTCTGCATCCGCGAGAGCTTCCGGCATGTTGCTGACGTTTTCCAGGATGGTGACTGGTATATCCAGGTTTGGCAGGAGTTGGGCAAGCTGCGACCCATGGGCAAAGCTTCTTCCCAAAATAAGACGGGCATTTACGGGAACGTCAAGTCGCTGCAGGGCATTCAGGCCCCGCAGTGAGAGCCCTGCAGGGTCGCTCCCCCCCATGGTTATAACCACCTGCGGTATCTGATTTTCCGGTGGGAGCAGTTTCCGATCAAATCCTGCACTAAGGGGAATCCACTCCCAACCGATGAGGCGGTTTCCGGTGAAATCTGTCCAGTCCATTTCATTGACTTGGGGGACAGGGGGATAGAATGCCAGATCAGCGCAAAGCCGACGTTCGCTTCCATCATCCAACACGGCGATGTGCACCCCCTTGCGGCGCCAATCCCGTATCGGGGCTGCCGCCAGATCGGTACGGATATCCAAAAGCAGTCCGTTGGCGCAACGACGGGCGAGCAGCTCTTCAAGCCAGAGGAATTCATTCCTCTTCCCATCGAAAAGCTCGATGGGAAAGCCCGCCTCCCTGACCATATCCGGGCCAGGAGAGCGTTCAGCCATCGCAAAGACAATGCCGATGCCCTGCCTGTCCCTGAGGCTGCGGGCTATGGCCAAGCAACGGACCACATGGCCAAGACCGATCTCGGGATGGCCGTCGCAACGGATCACCACCAA
This region of Geoalkalibacter ferrihydriticus DSM 17813 genomic DNA includes:
- a CDS encoding 3-oxoacyl-ACP reductase family protein, with protein sequence MNRIIFVTGASRGIGRGIAELFLDYGHRVAVGYRENQESAEYLGEKYPNALAVKVDLADRSSIKRAIEATRSHFGHGIEVLVNNGAIAQEKPFLTITDEDWDHMHAVNLRGPFAFTQEILPDMVDAGWGRIINITSIGGQWGGFNQVHYASAKAGLINFTKSMAKIYSANGITINAVAPGLVATDMSANELQTEAGREKIKNIPAQRLGTVAEVAETVLFLSSDGASYITGQTINLNGGMYFG
- a CDS encoding transketolase family protein, which encodes MEGPTYWKIGDQISLRDAFGRALTSLGSIRDDFVLFDADVAGGTGAKPFVQAFPEKVVQFGIAEQNMMAAAGGFADTGIIPVVTTFAAFGTMRAHEQFRTAIAYPGRNVKLCCSHIGVDVGPDGPTAQMLEDLATIRAVPGVTVVVPADANQMLQALPAILDHPGPVYMRIGRSPAPVITPADSSFNIGKASRLRGGNDVTLIATGVMVARALAAAENLASDGIEARVINLSTIKPLDKEELLQAAIETGALVTAEDHSVLGGMGSAVAEFLAETHPVPISFVGVRDRFGKSGEPEELARLFGLTAEDIQKAAKSVIVRKKA
- a CDS encoding transketolase, encoding MNDLRELARKIRVLAIEAIYCARSGHPGGSLSAADILGVLYFEELRVDPTQPRWIDRDRFILSKGHACPALYAALALKGFFPAEDVRSLRKIDHYLEGHPDVKIPGVDAPSGSLGMGLSQGLGMALGARYGKRSFRTYVLLGDGDMQEGNTWEAFMAAGHHKVASLTAILDYNGLQGEDLVTKQMNYNPIAEKLTAFGWNVQEVDGHNIDQLRAALAAARSECDRPSFILARTVKGKGVEFMENQQVWHGSSTLTNEQYQQSLKGLEA
- a CDS encoding FkbM family methyltransferase, whose product is MITFAKAKFDMEKLLLKQESVVIFGAGLAGKNALKVLKGKGIKVLFFCDNDKKKLGSYIEGIEIFPPSHLLEHTEKTILIASDYFGEISRQLQAIGITKFYYFGFCFDYERWHGHFDSRRLEACQSRINISYKLFSDEESRNLFASLVEFRKTLGASGASWSPFDEYFHPEVNPKQGDTIIDGGAWTGDTAEAFSRALNGKCQIYSFEPDDESFCKLRENVSTQSLNGSVHPVKLGLWSHAATLKFESCRENSMQHQVSENGDLQIQVTSIDEFASKNNIKIDLIKMDIEGSEIEALLGACETIRKSRPRLQICSYHKFDDLWEIPILIKELFPGYLLYLGHHSQNIFETIVYAKSPQ
- a CDS encoding class I SAM-dependent methyltransferase — its product is MTLIPWSHVDSFLYNTTDPALTSHRPCPVCGSDQSREILRMNDFQFFTDNATLPKRTTIREVQCTACYALYLNPAYTSRGFEVLFAEAGCSYGATEGRPQEQIRWLTGVGLLNDGGSILDVGCYDGRFLSLLPAKVGRIGVDIDKPAIERGNHQYGNQGIELVHGDFDSFKLDRKPDAITMFHVLEHLPNPLETLRNLRNQGHEDTSLVVEVPILENGFTNDINSFFSAQHMTHFSKNSLKNVLARAGWELAGQLEQPDYNGYRVLAKPAKITLQANANPEDDITLKHLLKHRRDAIGKANANLTAIGDAEKVVVWGGGMHTEFLYHLTGVFSRKSNRQFLIVDSDPLKQGKTWRGVKIEAPEHIRQIDWTDAKLLISSYGGQEKIAEFASMMSAPENVMVKVYDAIRVY
- a CDS encoding cytidylyltransferase domain-containing protein — its product is MAKPKVAAIIQARMGSTRLPGKVLMPLAGKPVLWHIVHRLRKCRMVDVVAIATSAGIQDDLLALWATEAGIPLIRGPEDNVLERYLLAARQLNADIVVRVTGDAPLVDSALIDHMIELLIEKNADYCTGEPGVLAIHEGFAPLTRKALEKIGKEGASEPAGREHVDGYIKQHPEQFSIVHVPIPQAHRIAGTRVSVDTPADLEFLGLLYHELGADAGELDVAEAVALLKRRPELLSINAHVQQKDMTAANKLVVIRCDGHPEIGLGHVVRCLAIARSLRDRQGIGIVFAMAERSPGPDMVREAGFPIELFDGKRNEFLWLEELLARRCANGLLLDIRTDLAAAPIRDWRRKGVHIAVLDDGSERRLCADLAFYPPVPQVNEMDWTDFTGNRLIGWEWIPLSAGFDRKLLPPENQIPQVVITMGGSDPAGLSLRGLNALQRLDVPVNARLILGRSFAHGSQLAQLLPNLDIPVTILENVSNMPEALADADLVVASFGVTAYEMAALGIPTILLSLTDDHARSASALHQAGMALSLGNHVDVTEGQLADDIRNLLIDPKALSTMRDASAHIDGKGAGRIADRLNESLSEQLVKQQRSSK